Within the Pseudomonas oryzae genome, the region GGATCGCCCATGGTCTGCTCCTGTGGAATGGGAGCGCCAAGCTTCGACCCTACTATAGTCGTCAGGTCAAGCCATGATGAGCCAAAGCAACGCAGGGTGAAGAAGGGGGTCCATACAGGGCAACGCGCAGCGATTGTCCACCGTTGGGGCCGGACACAGGTGGACAAGGCTGCGCCGTTGTCCACCCTACTTGCGGTCCATCAGCGCGCGCCCCGCGCCCCTCAGGCCAGCTCCTCCCCGTCCCATTCGAAGCGCACCCGCTGCTCGGCGCTCTTGCCGAGCAGCTTGGCCAGCCACGGCGGCGGCGAGCCGCCCATGACCCGCTGCAGCTCGGCCAGCACCGCCTCGGCGCGACCGCCGCCGGGCTTCTTCAGCGGGTGGATGCCGGCGCGCACCACCTTGGCCGCCGCCGGGCCGCCGATGGAGACCACGTAGAGTACCTGGCAGTCGCCGATCAGCTCGGCGCGGAAGGCGTTCTTGTCCTCGGCCTCTTCGGCCTCGAGAGTGGAACGGATGTCGACCAGGGTCTGCTCGCCGGCGCTGACCTGGTAGACCAGGAAGCGCAGGCAGGTGCCGAAGTGGCCGTCCAGCTGGGCGCCGTTGTTGGAGGCAATGGCCACGCGGATCGAGCCGGCCGGCACCGCGCTCAGGGCCACCGGCTGAGGCAGGTCGTCGGCGATGGTCTCACCCCAGAGGATGCGCACCGCTTCCTTGAGCGCGCTCATCGGCGTGTCGAGCAGGTCGACGTCATCCTCGGAGCCGGCCAGGCCGATCTTCAGGTCGGTGACCGTCACCCCCTGCAGGCTCTCCTCGGTGAGCGGGCCGTTGACCTGCTGGTGGAGGATCTCCAGCAGCTGGGCGACGCCGGTGTCGGGCAGGGCGCGGGCCGCCAGGGCGATGCGCAGGGCAGTTTCGCGGTTCATGGTTGCGGGACTGTTCATGGTGCGGCTCCTCGACGACCGCCAGGTCGTCACTGCTCATCGATAATCGTCAGGCGTGGCCGGCCTGGTGCCCTTCCCCGCCGCAGGCGTGTTCGTCGTGCGGCGCGCCGGGCGGCAGGCTGCCGGCTAGGAAGGCCCTGACCGCCTGCAACGGGTCGCTCTCGCCGGTGGTGCGCAGGCTC harbors:
- a CDS encoding dinitrogenase iron-molybdenum cofactor biosynthesis protein translates to MNSPATMNRETALRIALAARALPDTGVAQLLEILHQQVNGPLTEESLQGVTVTDLKIGLAGSEDDVDLLDTPMSALKEAVRILWGETIADDLPQPVALSAVPAGSIRVAIASNNGAQLDGHFGTCLRFLVYQVSAGEQTLVDIRSTLEAEEAEDKNAFRAELIGDCQVLYVVSIGGPAAAKVVRAGIHPLKKPGGGRAEAVLAELQRVMGGSPPPWLAKLLGKSAEQRVRFEWDGEELA